ACTGGTTAGTGAGCAATAATATTAAGGCAAGAGCATGCATCAGAGAGGGTGTGAAGTAATTTGTAGCCTTCTCTCTGATTCCATTTGCTGCTCTGGCTATTCTCTCTTCTTTAAGTCCTCTTCCTCATTATCTTTATTCTTGGTTGTAGATGATCCCACTAGAGCCAATCATTTACACATATGCCTTAATTCCTTATATTGTTCATATTATTCAATAATATATGATGACACGTCATTTTAAGCGATTTTTAAGgtctttttcttatttattcttttagatttcaataaaattttttatgttttctaatagaaattaataaataatcaaatatttggAGTTGTGTTAgtgtttttatgatttcaggAGTTTTTAGCCCAAAAataatcaaaaataaaaaaattcaaaacagcAAAAGTGTAGCCTAAAGAAAGCTTGCCCTAAGAAAAATGAAGCCACATGCTACGGAGCAAGCAGGCACGCAAGGCCCATGCCCGGCGGACCAGGCCCACGCTTGGCGGACCCCTTTGCATGCATTCCATGCCCGGCGGAAGATCCTTACGCGCGGTGGCTTATTCCTGCGCCTAGCGGACATCCTTTAAGCCTCCCTCACGCCTAGGGGTTGTAGGAGTACTCGAACCCACGGGTACCCGACCCGCCCTACCCGGTTGGGATGGGTTTAAATCTGACCTGAAGCGGGGCGGGTCCTGGACAGGGCGGGGTGTTGATCGGGGCGAGGCGGGGTCCGGTTCATGGTGAACCCGCCCCGGAGTGCATATATTCCCTCATATATATATCccttttagaaattagggttgcCCACTCTCCTCCCTCATATGGTCATACCTATTTACCGACTTACCCAGATCCTAGAAACACACACAGCACAACAGCCATCCCTCATACTCACTTACCCAGATTCTAGAAACACACACAACAGCCACCTTGCTCACCGCCTCCGTCGCTTACCTTGCTCAGTCGCTCACCGTCGTTGTCGCTCAGTCGCTTACCTCGCCGCTCTCCCTTACCGAACTCACTTCGCTCGCACTTCTCTCATTACCGTCACTTTCCTCACCGCTCGTCTCTTCGATTTGCAGTCTCCGGTCCATCCTTCCTCTGTCGTCATCTCACTAGTAAGCAGCAAGCACTCCTCTTTCACTCACTACTTACAGCTTACTGGCTTGCTTTGTGCTTCTTGCCTTCTCCAGATATGTTTTTCtctgagttaattttataatttatttttttatgttaaaatagTTAAACGTGCCTTTTCGTTAATATTATGTAAATTGTTGATAGAGGACTTCTTTAAGTACAATAATTATTGATCTTGAAAAATTCCTAGATGACGATATAAAGAATGATGTCCTCAGGAACTTGTTGGCCCTGCCAAGGACTTCTTCATATCATTTTGAAGGTCTTTAAACCATcttcaatttaaaataaaatctaatcaATTTTATAAATCGAGGCTTGATGAAGGGATAAATGTCGGTTAGgaatttcacaaaataattcCGTCGAAGTATAGATCCAAatcaacaatcaaccctcaatcaaagtttaatttatttgtcacaagtgcaaacccaataaaaatcgagagtatttaaacctcgagtcgtctctcaaggaattgcaggaaagtgtTCATGTTATTCATTATGAGGTaatatttttggggttttgaaataaggaacaagaaatgtaaatagcaagaaagtaaaggAAACTCAAATGGTAAAAAAGTCTTAGCAAGGGTTAATAGCTAGGGATCTCTATCCTtgtcactaaccacaacatgataatTACAAGGATCATTCCCACTTTGTCATCTCCAAAATTAGAGGAAGTTAAGTGATCTTAATTGATCCTAGTCCATATAAGTCCTAGCTAACTCACTAAATAATTTAGTGAAAgactagagtcaatggaaacaaattatcaatcacttggatattagtaactcaaggTTATCCAAGTTACTAACCCAAGCTAAGAATagaaaaatctactctaaaatccaaccaagtattttctcaaacacttggaaagcataaaaggaaagcatggcAACATTGcaagaaataataaattctacaactacctaaggtaataaaataacaataacaagtcaattaaacaataaaaacataaaaaataaattgcattaatGGAAATTAAAACTAACAAGAGTCATGAACATAAAggaacaaaataaaagatatagcAAATGAAACTAAAAGAACAAAGACGTAGGAACAATAAATTGTAAAGAAactaaatcaaagaaaaaattaaagcataaaCCTAAGAGAAATCTAACCTAatctaccctaattctagagagaagagagagcttctctctctagaatatgACCTAAAGCATGTTACTAAACTATTCTAATTGCTCTCCCCTTGTTTtctcttgagtttttcatgAAATAGCTTCAGAAATTAATTGGATTGGGCTTCTGCAGCCCCAAAAATCGCCCTCAGCATGTTtcattaatgaggtcacgtgctgCTTGTCACGCATACGCATCACTTGACGAGTTCTGGTCACGCGTACACATAGGTTACGCGTACGCCTCACATGGCAGACTTccaaaaattcattttttcatgaattctccacttttacatgctttttcttcattcattcaatctaatctttgccttctaagcCTGAAATCATTCAACACACATATAAAggtatcgaatggaattaaagtgaattaaattatcaattttagggcctaaaaaatatgtttttaatcattaagcacaatttagggagatttacaaaaccatgctattttattgaataaatgtgagaaaagttaataaaatccacctaattcaatacaaaataaaccacgaaattggggtttatcaaggctcaaattatAATCCGCCAAAGTTCGTCAAAAactaaattttacaaaaatcaGTAAGGTTCTCTAAATTTCAAAACTCCACAAGCAAAACCAATTCACAAACATTCTAATTCACACTAAAACTTACCATTCACACCCACAATCACATCCATATATTTCATCACTTATCATTCCATTTTCTCTATCATTTCCACACCTAATTTACCATTCAATTCACTAATTCTTCAATCAAATCTTAACAACCTTATTTATCAATAATATTCCATACACACAATCATCATCATATTAACATTCCACCACAATCATATCTCAACCATACCATTTATTCAACTTCCATTAACATGCATATAACACAATCACAATTCAAGCATCCATATATTCAATTCAATCCTATCCTATGAtacactagcctaagtgtccagaaaCACTACATATTACATAGAGAAAACTGAAACTATGCCTTAGCCAATTCTCAATATGCACAATATACCAAAATTTGGATCCCACAAGCTTTCAATCACAATCAAACCACCAATTCCAATCCAAATGCTTCAAAATAGCCAAGACAACTCCAACAAGCACCAATGCTTAAACTAACATTATATATTTCATAAAAATCAATACCTAATATTCACAATATACCAAACTACAAGGATTTTGAGAAAGCTTATCTTATCTATAGAAATTGGAGATGAAACTCTACAATTTCTCACTAATGGTTAGCACCTAAACAACGAAAACACAAAAATCTACTCAAAACTCCAaccttaatttttgaaattcataGAGCTACAGAATGGAGAGGGAGTTTCAAAATCTTACCAACAAAAGTTAGATAGAAATAATGGGCTCGATGAGAGTTTTGTGTCGTCGCAAACCGTTTACGAATCGGAGCACCATAACTCGAGTTATGGTTAAATGAAGTTGGAGATAAATAGTGTTTTAGAAACCCTCACCTCTCTTCTCACCTCAGCAGCTCTCACTCTCATGCAAGTGTTTAATGAGCTGAGATGAGTGCATTTGAGTGTTTATATATGCTGGGCTTGGCCCTACTTGGGCGATCCAGTCCAACCCGTTATCGTTTTTGACCCGTTTGGCCTAAAATTGGGCCAAACCTTTAGAATTGTCATCTGATTTTCGGCTTTAATTATTTTCCTAAGTTTTTCtgtagttttttttattattctcacGCAGTATCGGACAGACCTAAAGCGATACTACCAGCTAATTTATCGGTATGCATTTTTAAGCAATTTTCGCAAAATATTACATTTTTCAACTCAAAAAATCTACtgagtccaaatatcatatttaaattttctaattaatattctaaatttttgaacATATTTTGGactattaaattattttaattaagcGGTTAATTAATTACAGTTCTTACAAGAAGAAGACCGATAAAACATTCAGTTACGAGGGTGGATAAGATGGAAGGTGGATAAATGGTGAAAAGCAGAAAAAGACCTAGAAAAATCATCAATGAGCTGGTCAAACGAAATCTACATATAAATAATCTCTCTGTAAATATCATACATGATAGAACTCAATAGCATCGTTTAATCCATGTAGCTGACCCCACCTAATAGGACAAAGCTTCGTTGTTGTTGTACTTTTCATTTGGATAGACCAAATATAAATTTTTCGTAGATTAAAATTTCTTTTGAAGACTTCTACTGACCAATAAATTATTACATACACAAAGTAAATTTCGAACTTTTAACAATTATTTAAACGAACGAGTAAGTTGACCACTCAACCAAATGAAATTAGTTTGTCCTTCAATATTACTAGTTTACTATAGTAAATTCTAAAAAAAGCCGACACTAAGTGTAAAAATCattcatttaatttgtttgcaAATTTGCATGTATATACTAGCATTCTACcgaaattttattgatttattcTCACATTAATTATATAACCCCCCATCCTTTTAAGGCCCCCATTGGTAATAGTATAGTGTGTATAGAGGTGCCAGTCCTGCACGTCTATGAAATAAAGCGCAGCACAGTCAGGACCAGAATTCTTGTTCTTTGATAGCATAACTACTGCTTTCTTCATTGACAGTGCATCCATTAAAATCAAGGGTCCACTTCTCAAACATGCAACTCGAGAAATCATAGTACCCTCCATGAAGAGAAAGTAACCCACTTCTCACTTTATCTTCTATCCATGGATAACTGAGCATGTTCAACAATGACTGGTTTATAGATTcctgtaaaaaaatttaatgaacATTATTACTTCATCAATTGTCTTGGAAAACTATAGTAGTTCTACAATTTATTCTTGaatactttattattattattattattattattattattattattattattattattattattatgccaTCGTCTAATATTATAATAAGTGTCACATTGACAATTGAATGAATTGATACACCAAAAAATGAATGTATTTATACATACGTTAAATATTGGATGTATCAGTTTTATTAATGCGACAGATATTATTGGATCAAAAGAGTCTGCATAAATGTTTCTAATACATTTTCTTATATTTGAGCAGTACTATTTTGTCTATCTCTAGTAATCGAAGAccattagaatttattattttgggTCATCAGTTAATCATTAATGTTTAAAAGTATGGAATAAACTATGTTGTTAGATTACTAGACtaaatgaattgaattgatGGCTAAGTGATGgccaaaaacaataaattctgaTTATCTCCTAACATTTCTCAATAATTACTAAGATTTCATTAGTCTGGCGGGGGTGTCtatttatatatcatttttaGAGCTCAAATTTAACACCATTAAGAAATTGATGTGTTTGTTTACTACTTGACCAATGTTAATTTAAGTTCAAACATTATAATTTGTAGGTGGAGTCTATAGTGCCCATAGTTATGGTGGTTATGATGGTTAAACAATTTTAGCAATATGTAGAAAGTGTTGTTAAAATTAAAGTCACATTTTCTTATATTTTCGACGtaacactttttatttttattttttaaattaaatagtgTTGTTAAATAGTAAGATTCAATTTTAGCaatgtttttaaaattgaatagCCACTATAAGCATAGGCAATTATATAGATATCACTTAGTCTGATATATTCTTAACAAATAATTATGATGGATACCTTCTCACAGAATCTGCATTGCTGAGCGAAGCTAAGATGAGCTGTGGCTGCTTTTGTCCTCAATTTTGCAACATTCCCATTGGTCACCCACTTGTTTATGAAGCTTCTAGAAGAACAAGAATGAACTCCTAATAAGTTTTATAGCCATACCAAGCAAAGATTTCAATGGTGAAATAAAGTTACTTAGAGCTGTATAGCTAGCAAGACATAACATACCTTGATTCTACATCTTCTTGAATTTTCATCAGGTTTTCAATTCCTGCACAGCTACTATGACCAATGACTAATATATTCTCTACCTAAAAATTTCATGAACCAATTTGAAATATGCATCTGTCAACAGGGTATATAATCTACTAGCATTTATAAGCATATAGCATACAcaagccaaataaaaaagaaagggaaacacTCATTTCTTCAATAGTATTATAATTCTCATTCTAGACATTTGTTTGTGTAATAGCAAAAGTCTTTGCTAATGCTTTTGCACATGAACATATACAGAGaaaccaaaattatttttttccatTAAGTTTTAAGAATCAATTTGTGTATCCTAATTCAACCGCAAAAGCTACCCCttgatataataaaaatatagagtGGTCTATGAATAGGTAACAACCATAGGATAAGCACATGTCATATTAAAATTGAGCCGGTCTAACTCAACTAAAAGTATTAGCTTAAGAAGTGAGGGTTGCTAAGGGTAGAAATATAACTATTCATGTTGTCTTCTCCTATTAGTTTAAGCTTTTAGGAGAAGTGGTATTATGATTGAAAGGTCTAGAGttcaaattaaaagagaaagaaagccTATGCAAAAATTCAAGCAAACTCAAAAGAAACTCTTACTTGAGAGAGCATGTTAGAAATATAACAGTACCTTCTCGAATTAGCTTAAGATTTTGAGACAAGTTGTGACATGACACTAAGTACTTATAACAACTAGGATGTAGATATCCTAAggtttaaatataaataaaaatgtaCCTCTAGAGTAGTAACTGCAAACTCAAGAGCAGCATTACACTCTGATGGTCCATTCTGCCATCATGAACCAATAGAAGGAACAAAATTAAGACGAATAACTAACAACTAACATGTATAGGCAAAATTAATCCGAAGCAATTATGCAGATACCTTCATTAGAGGTACAAGATTAGCAATGTTGCGTATCATAAAGGCTTCTCCAGGTTGGAATCCTAATATATTTGAAGGACATACCCTAGAGTCTGCACAAGCAATCACCATAAACTAAAATTGGAACTTATCAGTTTTAAGACCAATCTTCTCAGTTTATTTTGAACTAAAAAATGTTGTACAACATGGCGTTATCCAAAGTCAACGTTAAAATGTGATGCTGAGAATATTCATGGAAAAGAAGGATAATTAAGTAACAAATACATTATATGCTGCATTTGGATTTACTACAAAAAAGAAGTAACGTTTATACTTATTTttcaaagaatttttttttaagaaaagtaATTTTGCATTTGGATAGGCAACTTAAAATGtgcttttaattattaaaaaaactcCGAGAAAGTGCATTTTTTTAGAACCTGACTATAAATAGCTTGAAGGGAAAAAGTGATAAATTTTGCTTTTCTAATGGCAagttctttttagtttttaataaggttTAATTACCTTATTAGtctatataattttataaaatttttaattaaatccttatactttaaaatttgtaattaggtTCCTATATAagacaaaaaattataattagatcTACACTAGTTATTATTTTACGCAAAAAATACATAATCGAAAATTctagaatattttaaaattcattctatattaaatacaaaaacaaattttccaaaaatattttgtattttttaacaGAAAAATACTTGAGGGGACCTAATTGAAACTTTTTATCTAAGAACtcaattacaaacttttaaattataagatttaattaaaaatttagtgaaATTGTAGAGACCAACAAACTAACTAAgcattttgataaaataaatctaaatgCATACTTTGCTATTACCTTTGGATATTGAGCTTTAGACAATGCTTGGAAATGCTCCAACTCTTTCCTGTCTAAAAGAAATATAGCTTATAAGGCACCGCAAGACTACCAAAAGGAAACTAAACATTTTTGTTTGGCAAAACTGAGAAGGAGAAAGATATGCAAGCAAACTCTTACATGTATTTGTGGTTCTTGAAACTCAGAAACCTTTGTTTCATCAACCCAAATAACTCATGGTCACCACCAGCTTCAGTATCCTTGTTTTCTGATTGTTTCTCCCTACAATCAATGAAACACACATTATTCTTCGGAGTATCCACCTCCAAACATAGTGACTAACTCTTCCGCTGGAGATCATCCACCTAAGGGCAAACGGCTAGTCATAACTTTCTATGCCCGATTTGAACTCCCAACTTTTTTGTTAGAGCATCTCCAACGAGAGAGTTCATTGTTCAACTTTTTCCAATTTTTTGTCCAACGGAAGGGATTAATAGTGTTGGAAAGTGAAAAGCAAATGTCTacgtatttttttaattaataataaaataatagtgTATTAGTTAAATTTGCAGGGTTGCAATAGGAATCAAGATTGGTTCATTCAATAGagataacttaaaaaaaaatcccATTACTATTTTATAGTATGAATGTTAACTTGGCTTCACTTTCTATCAGAGATAATATTCAATTCGGTCCCTAAAATTTCAAACCCTCATCAAAATAATCCTTGACTTTTGTAAATGACCAAATTGGTCTCCGAACTCACAAATCATGAATCTCCATTCGTCCCTAATTCAACTGCCACTAAGTCGCTAACACAGTACTAACATGGAGTGTTACAGTGCCAGCATAACATCCTCAGTAAGGTAGCGTGGCTAAGACTTCAGTATGATCATATCACGGTCCCAAATTGGttaattaaactcattttaatttttacaccAATATAAAAGCAATTAACCAAAATGAGTCCATCTAACTAATTTAGATCAGATTCACATTTGTAAAATCAGAGACCAATTTAGTCACTT
The Arachis stenosperma cultivar V10309 chromosome 7, arast.V10309.gnm1.PFL2, whole genome shotgun sequence genome window above contains:
- the LOC130940666 gene encoding beta carbonic anhydrase 5, chloroplastic-like isoform X1 is translated as MAWSIRSRVSSLLRSEVRVMGSLFHWDTCWRTVPFSVPTNSSSAVSSRTRPWPKFMNWARMDSCYAAASFKEKQSENKDTEAGGDHELFGLMKQRFLSFKNHKYMKELEHFQALSKAQYPKFMVIACADSRVCPSNILGFQPGEAFMIRNIANLVPLMKNGPSECNAALEFAVTTLEVENILVIGHSSCAGIENLMKIQEDVESRSFINKWVTNGNVAKLRTKAATAHLSFAQQCRFCEKESINQSLLNMLSYPWIEDKVRSGLLSLHGGYYDFSSCMFEKWTLDFNGCTVNEESSSYAIKEQEFWS
- the LOC130940666 gene encoding beta carbonic anhydrase 5, chloroplastic-like isoform X2; its protein translation is MAWSIRSRVSSLLRSEVRVMGSLFHWDTCWRTVPFSVPTNSSSAVSSRTRPWPKFMNWARMDSCYAAASFKEKQSENKDTEAGGDHELFGLMKQRFLSFKNHKYMKELEHFQALSKAQYPKFMVIACADSRVCPSNILGFQPGEAFMIRNIANLVPLMKNGPSECNAALEFAVTTLEVENILVIGHSSCAGIENLMKIQEDVESSFINKWVTNGNVAKLRTKAATAHLSFAQQCRFCEKESINQSLLNMLSYPWIEDKVRSGLLSLHGGYYDFSSCMFEKWTLDFNGCTVNEESSSYAIKEQEFWS